The genome window GGCTCCAATGCATTTAAATGGTCCTTTGATTCACCAGACGGCACACTCAATCAGGATCTGGTCGTGTATTATCGTTTAGCTCAGGATTTGCCGGGACGTGTGGATCTATTGACCTATAAGCCGGAAGGCGCTGAGCCGGGCTACTTCTTGATGACGCTGACTCCAGGCGTGGATCTTGAACCGATCACACAGGGGGCGGACTATATGTTTATTCTAGACTTATCGGGCAGCATGAGTGGCAAACTTGCAACGCTGAGCGCTGGTGTTGAAAAAGCGATCGGGCAGCTGCGTCCCGAAGACCGCGTGCATGTGGTAACGTTTGCGAACCGCGCTCGAAATGTGACACGTGATTGGGTGAGTTTGACACCTGACAATGTGGATGAGTTACTGAAAAAAATAGCGAACCTACAAGTGAATGGTAGCACAAATTTGTATGATGGACTGCGCCTTGGTTTGAAATCGATCGATAATGATCGCCCGACGAATGTGATTCTGGTGACGGATGGCGTGACCAATACTGGCTCGATTGATCCCGCTGATTTTCATGCCTTGATGAAGCAGCATGATGTGCGTCTGTTTGGTTTCCTCATGGGGAATAGTGCAAACTGGCCGTTGATGCGCACGATTTGTGAGGCTTCGGATGGTTTCTACACTTCGGTTTCGAATGCCGATGACATCGTGGGAAAGATTCTGATGTCGAAGGAGAAGATCGCTTACGAAGCCTTGCTGAATGTGGATCTGAAGGTGAAGGGACTACGCGTGAGCGAATTGACTCAGGACTTTTCGGGTAAAGTGTTTCGCGGACAGCAGCTCTCGGTGTTTGGTCGCTATGCAGAGGGCGGGCCGGCTGACCTAACATTGAAGGCCAGCAAGAGCACGGGCGATCAGGTGTATGAAACCACCGTGGATTTCCCGAAGCAGAGCATGGAGTATCCTGAACTCGCCCGGTTGTGGGCAATGAGTCAGATCGAGCAAATCGAGCTCGACCGCAGTATCGGTAAGGTCAGTGAAAAGGAATCGAAGGATAGTGTGCGCGATCTTGGCGTCGCCTATCAATTGGTGACGGATGAGACCTCCATGATTGTGCTGTCGAGCGAAGGCTTTCAGCGTCATGGGATTGATCGCAAGAATCAAGAACGTGTGGCAACGGAGCGTGCCGCTCAGGCTCAGCGTCAGCAAACTGGGGGGGAGTCTTCGACTGTGACTTCTACGCGCGTGGATCAATCGAAGCCGATGTTTAAGACGAAGGCTCCACGGATTGGTGGCGGCGGAGGCGGCGGTGCCTTTGGTATCGAGTCTGTGTTGCTAGTCGGCTTTGTCGGAGCTGGGGCTTGGATGCGCCGACGTGGGCGTAAGTGCTAATCATACTCAAACGCATCGTAATTTGTGAAAAGTGGCGCGGTTGATACGGATTTGCTGAGTGTGTGGGGAGGGACGGCCTCTGCGCCGTCCGCCGAGCCTCAGCACTCAACCACAGCACTACCACACCGCAAGACGAGGCGGAGCTCGTCCCTCCCTCACCGTTTTAGCTAAAGATCTAAGCATGCATCGCTCACAATACATCCTGCCCCGAGCTCCAGTTGGAGTTCGGGGCATTGCTCGTCAATCGGCTATCTGGGGCTGGTTGGCTTGTTTGCTGCTGCCGTTCATTGGTCTGCTTGTTTTACAGCCACTGGAAGGGTGTGCGCTGACGGTCGATGCGTTGGCGTCGCATCAGTGGCACACCTTGTGGACGGGACATTTGCTGCATTATACGGCCGAGCATTTTATTTGGGATGCGCTGATGTTTGTCGTCTTTGCTGGATTGCTGTGGAGGCAGGAGGGCATGCGTCTGTGGATTTGGATGCTGTTGGCTGCGCCGCTGATCTCGATCTTTGTGTTTTGGGTGGAGCCAGGCTTGCAGGAGTATCGTGGCTTATCCGCTTTGGATACGATGCTGTTTACTCGCTATTGCTTGGGACTGTGTCGCGGTGGTAGTTCGATGGATCGCTGGTTGTTTGGTGTGCTGCCAGTCGTCGGGGTGGCTCTAAAAATAGGCTATGAGTTTTGGAGCGGCGCGACTTTGTTTGTCTGCGACCTTGGGGTTGGGGTGGTGCCTTTACCGTCGGCTCATTTGGCGGGTCTAGTGCTCGGGTTAGTTTGGGGGCTACTTTCGCATATCACGTATGGTGAGTGAAGAACCAGTAGGGGCGCTGCTTGCGGCGCCCGCGAACGTAGGAGGCGTTACAGGACTTCGCTTGCTTGTGGCCTTTTCGCGGGCTTCGCAAGCAAAGCCCCTACAAATTACGACGCTTGCGAGAATCATACCCCTCAAAAAATGACCGCTCTTTTTGCTTCTCACTTCTGGGTTCAGGCTTCTAACTCCTGCGCCATGTTCACATTGCTCAAAGAATCCGGTTCGGCCCGTCGTGGTGTCCTCAAAACACGTCATGGCGACATTCAGACTCCGATTTTCATGCCGGTCGGCACACAAGCCACCGTCAAAGGGATGACGCCTGCGCAGATCGAAGAGGTCGGTTCGCAGATCATCTTGGGCAATACCTATCACCTTAATATCCGTCCTGGTTCGGATCTCGTGAAGGAGATGGGTGGGCTGCACAAGTTCATGAACTGGAAGGGGCCGATCTTGACCGACAGCGGCGGCTTTCAGGTGTTTAGCCTCTCGAAGCTTCGTAAGATCACCGAGAAGGGGATCGAGTTTCGCTCGCACTTAGACGGGCGTAAGTTGTTTCTTGGGCCGAAGAACTGTTTTGAAATTCAGAAGAACCTGGATACGGACATCGCAATGGTGCTGGACGAATGCCCTCCATACCCCTGTGAGCGGGAAGAGTGCGAAGCCGCAGTGGCACGCACGATTCGTTGGGCAGGTGAGTTCCTCGAGCATGCAACCGAAGATGGCTTCATTGAATCGGGGCACCATGTGTTCGGAATTATTCAAGGCTCGATCTATGATGACCTGCGTCAGCATTGTGGCCGTGAATTGGCGAAAATGGATTTCCCAGGCTATGCGATCGGTGGCGTGAGTGTCGGCGAGCCCGAGGAGGAAATGATTCGTCAAGTGGCAGCAACTGCGCCGGTCATGCCGAAAGAGAAGCCACGCTATGTGATGGGAGTCGGCACGCCGCCACAGCTTTTGAAGATGGTCGGTCTGGGAATGGACATGTTTGACTGTGTGATGCCTACGCGTCTTGCGCGTCATGCCTCGGTCTTTACTCCAGACGGTGTGTTGAATCTTAAGAATGAGCGTTTCAAGCATGATCCGAATCCGATCATGGAGGCGGATAATTATACGTGTAAGAATTTCAGTCGCGCGTATTTGCGGCACCTCGTCATGGCGAAGGAGTTGTTGGCGCACACGCTACTGTCGATTCACAACACCCACTTCTTCTTGGATCTAATGGAGCAGGCACGCGCGCATATTGAAGCCGATGATTACGCAGAGTGGAGCGCGGCTTGGATCGAACGCTACAACGCGGGCGGAAAGTAGGGTAGAAGCGTGCTTCCAGCCGCTTGCAGTGCATAAGAAAAGCGGCTGGAAGCCGCTTCTACGGTTGCTTGATTTGCCATCTGATTCTTTGATTGTAGCCGATGGACTACCAATATCTGAATCCATTTGTCGAGGTGGACAAGACTGCTGCAAATTTGCCGCATTGGAGGCAGGAGCACGTGACCTATTTTGTAACTTTTCGCCTGGCTGATTCGGTGCCTCAATCCAAATTGAGCGATTGGAAGTTGGCGCGGGATCGGTGGCTTTGTAATAACCCGAAGCCACATGATGATCAGCAGCGGGCTGAGTATTATGAATTGTTTTCAGCTCGTATGGAGCGCTGGCTTGATGCTGGAGAGGGTAGTTGCGTGTTAAAGCGGGAGGCGTGCCGCCGAGTCGTTGAAGAGGCTTTGAGGCATTTTGATGGTGAGCGTTATGACTTGGGCGAGTCAGTGGTCGCGGCGAACCATGTGCATGTTTTAGTTTGTCCTCGTGAGCCGCATTTCCTGTCGGAGATTCTCCACAGTTGGAGGTCGTATTCTGCGAATCAGATCAATCTATTGATCGGGCGTTCAGGTGCTTTATGGCAGAAGGAATATTATGATCATATTCTCCGTTCTGCGCATGCTGCATATCGTATCGAGCAATATATACAAAGGCATGCCGAGTATCGGTAGAAGCGGCTTCTAGCTGCTTGCTGTTATACTGGGAACAAGCGGCTTCCAGCCGCTTGCTGTTTCAGTAGAAGCGGCCGGAAGCCGCTTCTACTGTAGCACACTTGGCAACATCAGATCTGTTTCGCGACGGAGCCAATGGCACAGGTGTCGTGTAATCTGGGTGCAGGCTTCGAGGTGTTCGGGCTCGGCGGTGTTAGGTGTGGGTTGATTGATGAGTTGCTTGGCAACTTCGCGTAGGTGTTGCGGCAGTTGTGGCCACCAGGATTCGCGGACGGGATAGCCTTCGTCTTTGAGCAGTATGTAGACTGCTTTGAGAAAGACGATGCTTGGTAGGTCGCGTTCGGCAAAGGCATTGAGGGTGCGCTCGGTGATTTGGTAAAGCGCAGCGTGGTCGGCCATGTGTGGACCGTTCTGGGCGATGAGTGCGCAGAAGTCGGAGGCGTGCTGCAGTTTGCGATAGGATTGGCCGATGTGGCTGCGTCGGTGCACGAGTTGGTAGTCGTTGACGAAACGAGCGGTGCCTTGTTTCGATGTTTCCAAGTGGATGTCTGCAGTGTCGAACAGGTCGGGCGCGGCAGTTTGGTGCTTCGCTTTTGAGAGTCGCTTGAGGCAGAGAAAGGTGCCGCTCTCTGCTGTGAGGATGTCGACCTTTAGGTAGGACTCTCCGCTGGGAGCGATACGCAGCACGAGGGCGCGCTCGGTTACGGCAGGCTTGCTCATTCGGTGCCGCTGGCTTCGGCGGGATTGTTGATCGTCACGGCTTCACCATTTTCGCCGTTGGGCACGACTGCACCGCCTGAAATGATGAGCTTCATGCCGTCGGCAATGGTCATTTGCAGTCGTGTGACATCCTCCTCAGGTAGCATGAGTAGAAAGCCGCTGGTTGGGTTCGGCGTGGTGGGAACAAAGACGTTGACGATGTGCTCGCCCGTGACGTCCTGGGTTTCGCCTTTTGCGGTGCTGGTGAGAAAGCCTAGAACATAGCAATGTTTACGCGGATATTCGATTAACACGACTTCTTGAAAGACGGCTTTCTTTTGTTGGCTGAAGGTTTGGACGATTTGTTTGACTGAGCGGTAGACGGTGTTGATGAAGGGGACGCGGTCGAGTAGGTGCTCTATGCTGTTGAGAATAAAGCGGCCGATGAAAATGCGTGAGCTATAACCGAGTAGGGTGATCAGCAATAAGACGACGAGCACGGACAGCATCTCTAGTCCCATTTCCACGATGGGCATGTCGCGCAGTTCGGGGTCGAGGAACCAGAAGAAATATTTACTAGTGGGTGTGCCGATTCTATCGAGAAGGAATCGGATGACGATCATCGTCACGCCGAGTGGCAGAATGACGACGATGCCTGTGATGAATGCGTTTCTAAGAGAGCGTAACATATTGAACAGAAGGATGTCTGGAAACTGAAAGCGGAATATTCATGGCTGGCGAGCCTTCTTGAGCGCGTCCAAGGGATTGGTTTACCTTGCCATGTGGTTTTTGAGCTTTCTAGTGGGCGGTATGGAAAACCTGCACCACGATTACGATGGCCTGATTTTTGATATGGATGGCACGCTTGCTGATACGATGCCAACACACTTTGAGGCGTGGTCGCGCTCAATGAAGGAGCATGGGCTGGTGCTTCCTATCGATCGGTTTTATGCGCTTGGTGGTGTGCCTGCTTCGGAGATCATTGAGATGCTTGCAACAGAGCAGGGCAAAGAAGTCGATGCAGTGGCAATCGCGGAAGCGAAGGAAGATTTGTTTCTAGAGTTGCTGGTCGATGTGCAACCTATCGTGCCAGTTAAAGCGATTGCAGAATTTCACCGC of Lentimonas sp. CC4 contains these proteins:
- a CDS encoding transposase; amino-acid sequence: MDYQYLNPFVEVDKTAANLPHWRQEHVTYFVTFRLADSVPQSKLSDWKLARDRWLCNNPKPHDDQQRAEYYELFSARMERWLDAGEGSCVLKREACRRVVEEALRHFDGERYDLGESVVAANHVHVLVCPREPHFLSEILHSWRSYSANQINLLIGRSGALWQKEYYDHILRSAHAAYRIEQYIQRHAEYR
- a CDS encoding DUF502 domain-containing protein, with product MLRSLRNAFITGIVVILPLGVTMIVIRFLLDRIGTPTSKYFFWFLDPELRDMPIVEMGLEMLSVLVVLLLITLLGYSSRIFIGRFILNSIEHLLDRVPFINTVYRSVKQIVQTFSQQKKAVFQEVVLIEYPRKHCYVLGFLTSTAKGETQDVTGEHIVNVFVPTTPNPTSGFLLMLPEEDVTRLQMTIADGMKLIISGGAVVPNGENGEAVTINNPAEASGTE
- a CDS encoding recombination protein O N-terminal domain-containing protein, translated to MSKPAVTERALVLRIAPSGESYLKVDILTAESGTFLCLKRLSKAKHQTAAPDLFDTADIHLETSKQGTARFVNDYQLVHRRSHIGQSYRKLQHASDFCALIAQNGPHMADHAALYQITERTLNAFAERDLPSIVFLKAVYILLKDEGYPVRESWWPQLPQHLREVAKQLINQPTPNTAEPEHLEACTQITRHLCHWLRRETDLMLPSVLQ
- the tgt gene encoding tRNA guanosine(34) transglycosylase Tgt is translated as MFTLLKESGSARRGVLKTRHGDIQTPIFMPVGTQATVKGMTPAQIEEVGSQIILGNTYHLNIRPGSDLVKEMGGLHKFMNWKGPILTDSGGFQVFSLSKLRKITEKGIEFRSHLDGRKLFLGPKNCFEIQKNLDTDIAMVLDECPPYPCEREECEAAVARTIRWAGEFLEHATEDGFIESGHHVFGIIQGSIYDDLRQHCGRELAKMDFPGYAIGGVSVGEPEEEMIRQVAATAPVMPKEKPRYVMGVGTPPQLLKMVGLGMDMFDCVMPTRLARHASVFTPDGVLNLKNERFKHDPNPIMEADNYTCKNFSRAYLRHLVMAKELLAHTLLSIHNTHFFLDLMEQARAHIEADDYAEWSAAWIERYNAGGK
- a CDS encoding VIT and VWA domain-containing protein, which translates into the protein MKNNTYLSLTRTGRRWISGLLVATVSVFPVIGSAAGILTPVGSADQPVEILDHHVDVRITDGFARTVVQQTFSNPNPHDVEALYAFPVPESASLSEITIHSGETLLEGEVIPRSDAERIYEEEKSKGNDVGMGSKESYERFEFHVFPIRPGVETLIEVVYYQPLKIDLGVGRYVYPIEEGGTDDEGESFWTRNDKVKRSFSAEVTVHSGYPLEDVRIKGFPGDPVPEGSNAFKWSFDSPDGTLNQDLVVYYRLAQDLPGRVDLLTYKPEGAEPGYFLMTLTPGVDLEPITQGADYMFILDLSGSMSGKLATLSAGVEKAIGQLRPEDRVHVVTFANRARNVTRDWVSLTPDNVDELLKKIANLQVNGSTNLYDGLRLGLKSIDNDRPTNVILVTDGVTNTGSIDPADFHALMKQHDVRLFGFLMGNSANWPLMRTICEASDGFYTSVSNADDIVGKILMSKEKIAYEALLNVDLKVKGLRVSELTQDFSGKVFRGQQLSVFGRYAEGGPADLTLKASKSTGDQVYETTVDFPKQSMEYPELARLWAMSQIEQIELDRSIGKVSEKESKDSVRDLGVAYQLVTDETSMIVLSSEGFQRHGIDRKNQERVATERAAQAQRQQTGGESSTVTSTRVDQSKPMFKTKAPRIGGGGGGGAFGIESVLLVGFVGAGAWMRRRGRKC
- a CDS encoding HAD-IA family hydrolase, with amino-acid sequence MENLHHDYDGLIFDMDGTLADTMPTHFEAWSRSMKEHGLVLPIDRFYALGGVPASEIIEMLATEQGKEVDAVAIAEAKEDLFLELLVDVQPIVPVKAIAEFHREHIPMAIATGSPKWVAEKILKTLGIRDWFDAIVGAECVSNSKPAPDTYLRAAELIGVDPKRCHAFEDTKLGMEAAQNAGMVVIDIHTLL